The genomic segment ACCACCCTCGGGGGCACTTCCGGGTACGCGGTCCTGGTCACGAGCCCGTCGCGGTTGAGGGCGCGCAGCGTCTGGCCAAGCATCCGCTGGGAGATGCCGGCGACCTGCTCGTGCAGCGCGGTGAAGCGCAGCGGGCCGGACGCCAGGGCCGTGATGGTCAGCAGCGTCCACTTGTCGCCCACCCGCGCCAGCACGTCGCGGACGAGCTCGATCGTCTGAACGCAGTCCGGCGCGATCCCGCGCTGCGCAAGTTCGGCACCAAGGACGCTTGCCATGCTCTTCCGTTCCTCGCGCGTCAGTAGCTGACTTCAAAGTGCGTATCGGGCAGCCGGACTAAATCCGTTGGACGCATGTTTCTTACTAATCGTAACTGGCGTGCGGTCACCCGTTCGTGGCCGTGACAGCGGGAGGACGGCATGGTCCGGCACGACACGTTCACGATCACGCGGCACCTCGACGGGCCGCCGGGCGAGGTCTTCACCGCCTTCGCCGACTCCACGATCAGGCGCCGATGGTTCCGGCTTCCCGGCAGCGGCGCCTCGTACGAGCACGACTTCCGGGTGGGCGGTGGCGAGACGGCACGCAGCATCTTCACCTCGCTGGACACGGCACCCGAGCGACTGGAATACCGGTCGCGGTACATCGACATCGCGGACGCGCGCCGGATCGTCTACGGCTACGAGGCTGTCGTCGACGACGAACTGCGATGGACCTCGCTGGTCACCATCCGGCTCGGCGCCGAGACGACCGGAACCCGCCTGGAGTGGACCGAACAGGTGACCTTTCTCAGATACACGGGGGACGGCAGTTCCGACCTCGCGCACCTGCGCGGCGCCAGCGTGCTGCGGCTGAACGGACTGGACGCCGCCCTGCAATTCGAATCGACGAGAACGGATCACTCATGACGAACATCGGGATCATCCTCGGCAGCACCCGCCCCGGCCGGGTCGGTCACCAGGTGGCCGAGTGGGTGGCGAAGCACGGCAGCCGGCACGAGGGCGTCGACGTCGAGGTGGTGGACGTCAAGGACTACGACCTGCCGGTCTTCGACGAGCCGCAGTCACCGCTACTCGGCTCCTACACCCACCCTCACACGTGGCGCTGGAGCAAGAAGATCGCCGAGTTCGACGGATACGTCTTCGTCACTCCGGAGTACAACCGATCGATTCCCTCGGCGCTGAAGAACGCCATCGACTACCTCTACGGCGAGTGGAACAACAAGGCGGCCGGATTCGTCTCCTATGGCAGCAACGTCGGCGGCGCCCGCGCGGTGGAACACCTACGCCTCATCACGGCAGGTCTTCAGCTGGCAGGCGTACGCACCCAGGTCAGCCTGTCACTCGCCACCGACTTCGCGGCATTCACGACGTTCACTCCTGGCGATCGCCACGACACCATGCTCCGCCAGCTCTTCACCGAGGTGGCCGTCTGGGCCGACGCGCTCGCGCCACTGCGCCGGCCCTGACCGTGCAGGCCGCTCACGACCACCGCCAGTACCAAAATGCGCCCTGAAGATTCCACACCCCGGCCCGTCCCGGTGTTAGGTTCCGCTGGTGTTCCGCCGCCGTCCGCTGGACCGGCCGGTCGAGTCCGCGCGCCGGCTCACCGCCGGCCGCCTCTGCCTGGAGATCGCCGGGGGTAGCGTGGTCGGGCACCGCTACCCGGAGAACTACGACGTGCTGCACGTCGACCCCGACCTGCCGCTCGCCGTGGTCTGCGACGGGATGGGCGACGGCGAGGGCAGCCGGGTCGCCGGCACGACCGCCGCGGAGACGTTCGTGGCGCAGGTCCGCGCCGGCTGGCCCGCCGTCGGCGCCGCCGCGCTGCGGACCGCCGTGGCCGAGACTCAACGGCGGGTACGCCAGGCCGGCGCCGCGCAGTCCGGCCTGACCGGGTGCACGCTCACCGCGCTCGTCATCGAGCCGGACAGCGACCAGGGCTGGCTGGTGCAGCTCGGCGACTCGCGGGCGTACCGGCTGCGCGACGGGCTGCTGGAACTGGTGACAGTCGACCACACCATGGCCTGGCTCGGGCTGCTGCACGGATGGTGGCCGGCCGACTCGCCGGAGGCGGCACGGGCGCGCTACCAGCTGCTGCGATACGTCGGCCACCCGGACCGGCCCGAGCCGGACCTGCTCGCCGTGCCGCTGCGCCGCGGCGACACCTGGCTGCTGTGCACCGACGGGATCAGCGACCAGCTCGGCTACCACCGGCTGCGGGACCTGCTCGCCGCTCGGCGCGACCCGGCGCGCACCGCCGAGGCCCTGCTCGCCGCCAGCCTGGACGAGGGCGGCGAGGACAACGCCACCGCCGTCGTGCTGCGCGTCCACCCGGCGCTGCCCGCCCCGCGCTGACCGCCAGTTCCGCCGACCCGCTCCGGCGCACCCGGTCCCGCGACTACGGTGGGTGAAAAGCACGGGTCGGGAGGTGAGCCGGGGTGGCCGCACCCAGCCACGGCGCGGTGGTGGTCGGCGTGGGCCGGTCCGAGGCCGATCTGACGGTGGTCCGCACGGCCGCCGCCGAGGCCGCCGCCCACGACCGGCCGCTGCACCTGCTGCACGCGTTCAACTGGGCCGCGACGCCCGGCCCCGCCCCGGCCGGCGGCACCCGCACGGACGCGGAGAACGTGCTGGAGCACGCCGGGCAGGTCGTCGCCGAGTGCGCGCCGCAGGTGCCGGTCAGCGGCCGGATCGTCGAGGGCTCGCCGGTGGAGGCGCTGCTGCGGGTCGCCGACACCGCGTTCCTGATCGCGCTCGGTGACGGCGGCATGTCCGCCCACCCGGACCGCGTACCGCCCGACACGCCGGCGGTGGACGTGGCCGCCCGGGCCGGCTGCCCGGTGCTGGTCGGGCGCACCGAGCCGGCGCCGCCCGGGCCACTGCTCGTCGGCTTCGACGGGTCGCCCAGTTCGCAGGCCGCCCTCGGGTACGCCTTCGACTGCGCGCAACATCGGGGTGCCCGCCTGCTCGCCGTCCGGGTGATCGAGCCGGAGTCCGGCGACCGTGACGACGGGCGGCTGGAGGAGGCGGTCACCCGGCATGCCCGGCGGTATCCCCGCGTCGCCGCCGACTGCGAGACCGTCCACGGTGACCCGAGGTCCGTCCTGCTCGACCGGTCCCGCGCGGCGCAGATCGCGGTGGTGGCCGCCTGGGGAGACGGGCCGGTGGGGTCCACGCTGGGCGCGGTCAGCCAGTCCCTGCTCTACCACTCGCCGGCCCCGCTGATCGTCGTACGGGGCGTTGCCGCGGACTCCGGGGACGGGTCATGACGCCTGCGGGAGGCGGGACCAACGGCCCTGACCGGCGAGCCCCGAGGGGACGAGGCTGGACACGCCGGGGAAGAAGATGTGGTCCCCGAGTGGCAGCCGACTCCCAGCCACGAGAGGCTAAGGCAGCATGGACACCGCGGTGAACCTGCACAGCCCCCTGACCGAAGACGAGTTGCGTCGGCTGGACGCCTACTGGCGCGCGGCGAACTACCTGACCGTCGGCCAGATCTATCTGCTCGACAACCCGCTGCTGCGCGAACCACTCAAGCCCGAGCACGTCAAGCCGCGCCTGCTGGGCCACTGGGGCACCAGCCCCGGGCTCAACCTGCTCTACACGCACCTCAACCGGGTCATCGTGAACCGGGACCTGTCCGCCATCTTCGTCACCGGCCCCGGCCACGGCGGCCCGGCGCTGGTGGCGAACACCTGGCTGGAGGGCACCTACAGCGAGCTGTACCACCACATCCCCCGGGACGAGACCGGCATGCAGCGGCTGTTCCGGCAGTTCTCCTTCCCGGGCGGCATCCCGAGCCACGTGGCGCCGGAGGTGCCGGGTTCGATCCACGAGGGCGGCGAGCTGGGGTACGCGCTGAGCCACGCGTACGGCGCCGCGTTCGACAACCCGGACCTGCTCGTGGCCTGCGTGATCGGTGACGGCGAGGCGGAGACCGGCCCGCTGGCCGGGAGCTGGCTGTCGAACGTGTTCCTCAACCCGGCCCGCGACGGCGCGGTGCTGCCGATCCTGCACCTCAACGGCTACAAGATCGCCAACCCGACGGTGCTGGACCGGATCCCCGCCGAGGACCTGCGGGACATGATGCGCGGCTTCGGCTACGAGCCGTACCTGGTCGAGGGCGACGACCCGGCGACAGTGCACCAGCGGCTGGCCGGCACGCTCGACCGGGCGGTCGACGAGATCGCCGCGATCCAGCGCCGGGCCCGCTCCGGCGAGCACGTCGAGCGTCCCCGGTGGCCGATGATCATCCTGCGGACGCCGAAGGGCTGGACCGGTCCGTCCCGGGTCGACGGCAAGCAGGTCGAGGGCACGTTCCGCGCCCACCAGGTGCCGATCTCGCAGGTCCGGGACAACCCGGAGCACCTGGCCGAACTGGAGCGCTGGCTGCGCAGCTACCGGCCGGAGGAGCTGTTCGACGCCACCGGCGGTCCGGTCGCCGAGGTGGCCGAGCTGCCGCCGGCCGGTGACCGCCGGATGAGCGCCAACCCGGTCGCCAACGGCGGCCGGCTGCTGCGCAATCTGGAGCTGCCGGACTTCCGCGACTACGCGGTCGACGTCCCGACGCCCGGCGAGCCGATGGCCGGCGCGACGGGTGTGCTCGGTCCCTGGGTCCGCGACGTGATCGCCCGCAACCCGGAGACGTTCCGCCTGTTCGGCCCGGACGAGGTCGCCTCGAACCGGCTCGGCGCGGCGTTCGAGGTCACCGACCGCGCGTTCGTGGGCGCCGAGATCCCCGGCGACGACCACCTCTCCCCCGACGGCCGGGTGATGGAGGTGCTCTCCGAGCACCTGTGCCAGGGCTGGCTGGAGGGCTACCTGCTGACCGGCCGGCACGGCATCTTCACCAGCTACGAGGCGTTCATCCACATCGTCGACTCGATGGTCAACCAGCACGCCAAGTGGCTGAAGGTGACCCGGCACATCCCGTGGCGGGAGCCGGTGGCGTCGCTGAACTACCTGCTGTCCAGCCACGTGTGGCGCCAGGACCACAACGGCTTCTCGCACCAGGATCCGGGCTTCATCGACCACGTGGTCAACAAGAAGGCCGAGGTGGTCCGGGTCTACCTGCCGCCGGACGGCAACACGCTGTTGTCCACCATGGATCACTGCCTGCGCAGCCGGCACTACATCAACGTGGTGGTGGCCGGCAAGCAGCCCGCGCCGAACTGGCTGACCATGGACGAGGCGATCCAGCACTGCCGCCGCGGCCTGGGCATCTGGGACTGGGCCAGCAGCGACGAGGGCACCGAGCCGGACGTGGTGCTCGCCTGCGCCGGCGACGTGCCGACGCTGGAGACGCTCGCCGCCGTCGACCTGCTGCGCCGCCACCTGCCGGACCTGAAGGTCCGCGTCGTCAACGTGGTCGACCTGATGCGCCTGCAGCCGCCGTCGGAGCACCCGCACGGCCTGCCGGACAACGAGTTCGACACCATCTTCACCAGCGACAAGCCGGTCATCTTCGCCTACCACGGCTACCCGTGGCTGATCCACCGGCTCACCTACCGCCGGACCAACCATGAGAACCTGCACGTGCGCGGCTACAAGGAGGAGGGCACCACCACGACGCCGTTCGACATGGTGATGCTCAACGACCTGGACCGCTTCCACCTGGTCATCGACGTGATCGACCGGGTGCCGGGGCTGCGGTCGCGCGCCGCGCACCTGCGTCAGGACATGGTGGACGCCCGCCAGGCCTGCCGCGACTACACCCGCCGCTACGGCGAGGACGACCCCCGGGTCGCCGAGTGGCGCTGGATCCGCGAGAACGACCCGGCCGTGAGGAGTGGCGAATGAGCGGCGAGGAGATCCTGGTCGGCTACGACGGTTCCGCCGACGCGGTGATCGCCCTGAACTGGGCGCTGGACGAGGCGGGCCGCTCGGGACGGCCGGTACGCCTGGCGTACGTCTTCGAGTGGCTGACCGTGACCGGCTGGATCGGTCCCGGCGTGGCCCCCGGCGTGTGGCCGGACGAGGCGGCCCGGCAGCAGGTCGACGAACTGGTCCGCAAGGCGGCGGCGGACGCCGCCGCCGACCGGCCGGGCCTGACCGTGCACGGCGAGGTGTTCGACGGCCCGCCCGCGCTGGTGCTCCAGGAGCGGTCCGCCGACGCCGGGATGCTGGTGCTCGGCAGCCGGGGCCACGGCGGCTTCGGCGGCCTGCTCGCCGGGTCCACGGCGGTCTCGGTCACCGCGCACGCCCATTGCCCGGTGGTGGTGGTCCGCGACGGCCAGGCCGCCACGTCCGGGCCGGTGGTGGTCGGCTCGGACGGCTCGGAGTCGGCGCTGCGGGCGCTCGGCTTCGCCGTCGAGCGGGCCGCCCAGCGGGACGTGCCGCTGCGGGTGCTGCGGGCCTGGGAGCCGCCGGGCGACAGGTGGGTGCCGCCGGACTTCGACCCGGAGCAGGTCGCCGCGAGCGAGCGCGCGGCCGCCGAGGCGGAGCTGGCGCCCTGGCGGGAGAGCTTCCCCGACGTGCCCGTCGAGATCGAGGCCGTCCCCGGCAGCGCGTCGGCGCTGCTGGTGGAGGCGAGCCGGTCGGCGCAGCTCGTGGTGGTCGGCAGCCGGGGCCGGGGCGGCCTGCGCGGCATGCTGCTCGGCTCGGTCAGCCAGCAGCTCATCCAGCACTCGCACTGCCCCGTCGCCGTGGTACGCGAGCGCTGACTCAGCGGCCGGTCGCGGTCGAGCCGTCCTCCGGGTTGAGCGAGAAGTAGTCCTCCTCCTCCTGGGCCAGGTGCAGGCGCAGCACCGCGTCCAGGCCGTAGAGCGCGGCGAGCAGGTCGGGCACCTCGTCACGGCGCAGCCGGCCGTCCGGCTGCGCCGTGAGGTGCCCGCCGATCCGCTCCACCAGCCGGACGATCTCCACGTGCGCCCGGCTCATCGTGGAGGTGGCCTCGTCGCTGCCGAGCGGACCGGCCAGCGCCGGGTAGAGCTGCCGGTCCTCGGCCGCCTCGTGCGGCAGCACCTCGTCGACCAGGCGCCGGTGCACCTCGCGCAGCGCCGGCAGGCACGCCGGGTCGTCCGGGCGGGTCGCCACCAGGTCGGCGGTGTCCCGCAGCTCTGCGAGCACGTCGCGGACGCCGCCGTGCTCGCTGGCGTACCTGTCGATCAGTTCGACGGTGTGCGCGGGCAGGTCGCGCCGCCGCAGGCCGCCGCCGAGCGCGCGCAGCGCGTTGAGGATCACCAGGACGTCGATGCCCTCCTGCAGGAACGCGCCGGCCACCGGGGGCAGCCGCCCCGCGGCCGCCACCAGCATCGCCAGCACCGCCAGTCCCATGCCGACGGTGGCGCTCTGCACCGCGATGCGGCGGGCGTACCGGGCGATCTCGACGGCGTCGGCGAGCCGGTCGAGGCGGTCCACGGTGAGCACCGCGTCGGCCACGTCCGCCGAGGCGGTCGCCCCGGTCGCGCCCATCGCCACGCCGACGTGCGCCTCGGCCAGCGCGGGCGCGTCGTTCACGCCGTCGCCGACCATCACGGTCACGGCGTGCGCAGACTCCTCGCGTACCCGCTCGGCCTTCTCCTGCGGCGAGCACCGCGCGATCACGTCGTCCACGCCCACGACCTGCGCGACCTGCCGGGCCGTGCCCGGACGGTCGCCGGTCACCATGACCAGCCGGGAAAGGCCCGCCTCGCGCAGCCGCCGCACGGTCCGGCGGGCGTCCGGGCGGACCGGGTCCTCCAGCAGGATCGCGCCGAGCGGCCCGTGGTCGTCGCTGACCCAGACCGCGGAACGCCCGGCCCGTTCGGCGCGCTCACCGAGCCGGCCCGCCCACTCCGGCGGCTCCCCGGCGAGCTGCCCGACGTGCACCATCCGCCCGTCGACGCGCCCGCTCACCCCGTGCCCCGGTTCCTCGGTGACCTGCGTCGGCTCGGCCAGCGGCAGCCCGCGCTCGCGGGCCTGCCGGACCAGCGCGGCGGCCAGCACGTGCGGGGAGAGCTGCTCGACGGAGGCGGCCAGCCGCAGCACCTCGTCCCGGTCGCCGCCCGGCGCCACCACCACCTCGGCCGCCCGGGGCCGCCCGGCGGTGAGCGTGCCGGTCTTGTCCAGCAGCAGCGTACGGGCGCGGCCGAGCTGTTCCAGCGACCCGCCGTCACGGACCAGCACGCCGCGCCGGGCCACCCGGGACAGCCCGGAGACCACGGCGATCGGGGTCGCCAGCAGCAGCGGGCACGGTGTCGCCACCACGAGCACCGCCACTGCCCTGGTGAACTCGCCGGACAGCAGCCACGCCAGCCCGGCCAGCACCAGCGTGAACGGCACGAACGCGGCGGCGTACCGGTCGGCCAGCCGTACCATCGGGGCCTTGCGGGCGGTGGCCTCGCCGGCCAGGCGGACGATGCCCGCGTAGGTGCTCTCCGCCGCGTTGCGGCGGGCCCGCAGCCCGAAGCCGGCGCCCGCGTTGACGACACCGCTGGCGACCTGTTCGCCGGCCGCGCGGGTGACCAGCTGCGACTCGCCGGTGACCACCGACTCGTCGAGCGTGGCCGCCTCCTCGACCACGCCGTCCACCGGCACCACGTCGCCCGGCCCGACGACCAGGCGGTCCCCCACCTCGACGCGGTCCAGCGGCACCACCTCGATCCCGCCGTCCGGCGTCCGGCGACGCGCCTGCCGGGGCGCGCGTTCCAGCAGCGCCCGCAGGTCACGGGTGGCGCGACGCTGGGCGTACTCCTCCAGCGCCCGCCCGGTGGCGACCATCACCGCGATCACGGCGCCGGCCAGGTACTCCCGCACCAGCAGCGCGCCGAGCAGCGCCAGCACCGCGATGACGTCCACCCCGAACTGCCGCAGCCACAGCTGGCGCAGCGTCGTCCAGGCAGCGGGCACCAGGGCGACCACCGTGACCGCGGCCCAGACCAGCCGGGCGGCGTCGTGCGCGCCCGCGAACCACAGCGCCGCCCCGGCCAGCACGGCCGCGGTGAGCAGCACCAGCGGCGCCCACTCGGCCCGTGCCCACCGCCGGGCACGGGCCGGCTGCTCGGGTACGCACTCGCGTGGTTCGCTTCCCACGTGTGGATCGTCTCAGCCCGGACGTGGGACGGACAGGGCGATGCGGGTAATCCGGGGGATGGAACGGCGTCCCCACCCGCCCGTGGGGCACGATGGGGAAAACAGGAAAGGTCGTGACGATGAGCCACGAGACGCCGGCCGGCGATCGCCCGTTGACCACCGCGCTCGCGGAGGCCGCCGGAATGGCCGGCCACGCCCCCTCGGTGCACAACACGCAGCCGTGGCACTGGACGGTCCTGCCCGACGCGCTGGAGCTGCGGGTGGTCCGCGAACGGCACCTCAGCGCCATGGACCCGGAAGGGCACCTGCTGGTGGTGAGCTGCGGCGCCGCGCTGCACCACGCCCGGGTGGCGCTGGCCGCCGAGGGCTGGACCCCGGTGGTGGAACGGCTGCCCGACCCGGCCGAACCCGACCTGCTGGCCCGCATCACCACCCTCAAGCACACCGGCGCCGACCCCGACGCCATGCGCGTCGTGCAGTGCATGCAGGTGCGGCACACCGACCGGCGGCCGGTCAGCGACGAGCCGATCCCCACCGCCGCGCTCGACGACATCGAGCGGGCGGCCACGCTGGAAGGCGTGAACCTGCAACTGCTCGACGACACCCAGAAGATCCAGCTCGCCGGCGCCGCCCAGCAGGCCGCCGCCGTCGAGGCGGACAGCCCGGAGCTGCGCGAGGAACTGGCGTACTGGACCAGCCGGGCCGGCACCGGCACCGGGCTGCCGCCGGAGGTGCTGCCCGACCAGGCCCCGCAGACGACCGTTCCGGCCCGCGACTTCGGCCGCGCCGGCTCGCTGCCGATCGGGCCCGGCCACGACAAGACCGCCGTGTACGGGATCCTGTGGGGCTCCGACGACGAGCTGATGAGCTGGCTGCGCGCCGGTGAGGCGCTCTCCGCCGCCTGGCTCACCGCCACCCGGCACGGGGTGTCGCTGGTGCCGCTGTCCGGTGTGGTGGAGGTCGAGGGCACCCGCGAGGTGCTGCGGCAGATGCTCTCCGGCCTGGGGTACCCGTACATCAGCATGCGGCTCGGGCTGGCCGACCCGAACCACGCCGGGCCGCCGCACACGCCCCGGCTGGACGCCGCGCAGACGGTCGACACCTCGGCGGTCCGCGACCGTCTCGCCTGACCGGTCTCGATCAGCGCGGCCACCGGGCGATACCATCGCCCGGTGGCCGCCGCACCCCAGTCCCCGCACGAGCACGTCGCGCCGTCGCTCGGGCTGACTCCGCTGTCCCGCGTCCGCCTGGACGAACTGCTCCAGGAGATGCTCGACCGCGTCGGCGAGGTGGTGACCAGCCGCGAGCGGCTACGGGCCCTGCTGGACGCCGTCGTCGGCATCGGGTCCGACCTCGATCTGCGCAGCACGCTGCAGCGGATCGTGCAGTCGGCGTGCGAGCTGGCCGGCGCCCGCTACGGCGCGCTCGGCGTGATCGGTCCCGACCGCA from the Micromonospora sp. WMMA1947 genome contains:
- a CDS encoding helix-turn-helix domain-containing protein, which translates into the protein MASVLGAELAQRGIAPDCVQTIELVRDVLARVGDKWTLLTITALASGPLRFTALHEQVAGISQRMLGQTLRALNRDGLVTRTAYPEVPPRVVYALTPLGHSLSEAVSGLVHWVRDHQSDIVRNRDEFDRTSTANKTTPPRA
- a CDS encoding SRPBCC domain-containing protein, translated to MVRHDTFTITRHLDGPPGEVFTAFADSTIRRRWFRLPGSGASYEHDFRVGGGETARSIFTSLDTAPERLEYRSRYIDIADARRIVYGYEAVVDDELRWTSLVTIRLGAETTGTRLEWTEQVTFLRYTGDGSSDLAHLRGASVLRLNGLDAALQFESTRTDHS
- a CDS encoding NADPH-dependent FMN reductase; amino-acid sequence: MTNIGIILGSTRPGRVGHQVAEWVAKHGSRHEGVDVEVVDVKDYDLPVFDEPQSPLLGSYTHPHTWRWSKKIAEFDGYVFVTPEYNRSIPSALKNAIDYLYGEWNNKAAGFVSYGSNVGGARAVEHLRLITAGLQLAGVRTQVSLSLATDFAAFTTFTPGDRHDTMLRQLFTEVAVWADALAPLRRP
- a CDS encoding PP2C family serine/threonine-protein phosphatase — protein: MFRRRPLDRPVESARRLTAGRLCLEIAGGSVVGHRYPENYDVLHVDPDLPLAVVCDGMGDGEGSRVAGTTAAETFVAQVRAGWPAVGAAALRTAVAETQRRVRQAGAAQSGLTGCTLTALVIEPDSDQGWLVQLGDSRAYRLRDGLLELVTVDHTMAWLGLLHGWWPADSPEAARARYQLLRYVGHPDRPEPDLLAVPLRRGDTWLLCTDGISDQLGYHRLRDLLAARRDPARTAEALLAASLDEGGEDNATAVVLRVHPALPAPR
- a CDS encoding universal stress protein: MAAPSHGAVVVGVGRSEADLTVVRTAAAEAAAHDRPLHLLHAFNWAATPGPAPAGGTRTDAENVLEHAGQVVAECAPQVPVSGRIVEGSPVEALLRVADTAFLIALGDGGMSAHPDRVPPDTPAVDVAARAGCPVLVGRTEPAPPGPLLVGFDGSPSSQAALGYAFDCAQHRGARLLAVRVIEPESGDRDDGRLEEAVTRHARRYPRVAADCETVHGDPRSVLLDRSRAAQIAVVAAWGDGPVGSTLGAVSQSLLYHSPAPLIVVRGVAADSGDGS
- a CDS encoding phosphoketolase family protein, encoding MDTAVNLHSPLTEDELRRLDAYWRAANYLTVGQIYLLDNPLLREPLKPEHVKPRLLGHWGTSPGLNLLYTHLNRVIVNRDLSAIFVTGPGHGGPALVANTWLEGTYSELYHHIPRDETGMQRLFRQFSFPGGIPSHVAPEVPGSIHEGGELGYALSHAYGAAFDNPDLLVACVIGDGEAETGPLAGSWLSNVFLNPARDGAVLPILHLNGYKIANPTVLDRIPAEDLRDMMRGFGYEPYLVEGDDPATVHQRLAGTLDRAVDEIAAIQRRARSGEHVERPRWPMIILRTPKGWTGPSRVDGKQVEGTFRAHQVPISQVRDNPEHLAELERWLRSYRPEELFDATGGPVAEVAELPPAGDRRMSANPVANGGRLLRNLELPDFRDYAVDVPTPGEPMAGATGVLGPWVRDVIARNPETFRLFGPDEVASNRLGAAFEVTDRAFVGAEIPGDDHLSPDGRVMEVLSEHLCQGWLEGYLLTGRHGIFTSYEAFIHIVDSMVNQHAKWLKVTRHIPWREPVASLNYLLSSHVWRQDHNGFSHQDPGFIDHVVNKKAEVVRVYLPPDGNTLLSTMDHCLRSRHYINVVVAGKQPAPNWLTMDEAIQHCRRGLGIWDWASSDEGTEPDVVLACAGDVPTLETLAAVDLLRRHLPDLKVRVVNVVDLMRLQPPSEHPHGLPDNEFDTIFTSDKPVIFAYHGYPWLIHRLTYRRTNHENLHVRGYKEEGTTTTPFDMVMLNDLDRFHLVIDVIDRVPGLRSRAAHLRQDMVDARQACRDYTRRYGEDDPRVAEWRWIRENDPAVRSGE
- a CDS encoding universal stress protein; the protein is MSGEEILVGYDGSADAVIALNWALDEAGRSGRPVRLAYVFEWLTVTGWIGPGVAPGVWPDEAARQQVDELVRKAAADAAADRPGLTVHGEVFDGPPALVLQERSADAGMLVLGSRGHGGFGGLLAGSTAVSVTAHAHCPVVVVRDGQAATSGPVVVGSDGSESALRALGFAVERAAQRDVPLRVLRAWEPPGDRWVPPDFDPEQVAASERAAAEAELAPWRESFPDVPVEIEAVPGSASALLVEASRSAQLVVVGSRGRGGLRGMLLGSVSQQLIQHSHCPVAVVRER
- a CDS encoding heavy metal translocating P-type ATPase, translated to MGSEPRECVPEQPARARRWARAEWAPLVLLTAAVLAGAALWFAGAHDAARLVWAAVTVVALVPAAWTTLRQLWLRQFGVDVIAVLALLGALLVREYLAGAVIAVMVATGRALEEYAQRRATRDLRALLERAPRQARRRTPDGGIEVVPLDRVEVGDRLVVGPGDVVPVDGVVEEAATLDESVVTGESQLVTRAAGEQVASGVVNAGAGFGLRARRNAAESTYAGIVRLAGEATARKAPMVRLADRYAAAFVPFTLVLAGLAWLLSGEFTRAVAVLVVATPCPLLLATPIAVVSGLSRVARRGVLVRDGGSLEQLGRARTLLLDKTGTLTAGRPRAAEVVVAPGGDRDEVLRLAASVEQLSPHVLAAALVRQARERGLPLAEPTQVTEEPGHGVSGRVDGRMVHVGQLAGEPPEWAGRLGERAERAGRSAVWVSDDHGPLGAILLEDPVRPDARRTVRRLREAGLSRLVMVTGDRPGTARQVAQVVGVDDVIARCSPQEKAERVREESAHAVTVMVGDGVNDAPALAEAHVGVAMGATGATASADVADAVLTVDRLDRLADAVEIARYARRIAVQSATVGMGLAVLAMLVAAAGRLPPVAGAFLQEGIDVLVILNALRALGGGLRRRDLPAHTVELIDRYASEHGGVRDVLAELRDTADLVATRPDDPACLPALREVHRRLVDEVLPHEAAEDRQLYPALAGPLGSDEATSTMSRAHVEIVRLVERIGGHLTAQPDGRLRRDEVPDLLAALYGLDAVLRLHLAQEEEDYFSLNPEDGSTATGR
- a CDS encoding nitroreductase, with protein sequence MSHETPAGDRPLTTALAEAAGMAGHAPSVHNTQPWHWTVLPDALELRVVRERHLSAMDPEGHLLVVSCGAALHHARVALAAEGWTPVVERLPDPAEPDLLARITTLKHTGADPDAMRVVQCMQVRHTDRRPVSDEPIPTAALDDIERAATLEGVNLQLLDDTQKIQLAGAAQQAAAVEADSPELREELAYWTSRAGTGTGLPPEVLPDQAPQTTVPARDFGRAGSLPIGPGHDKTAVYGILWGSDDELMSWLRAGEALSAAWLTATRHGVSLVPLSGVVEVEGTREVLRQMLSGLGYPYISMRLGLADPNHAGPPHTPRLDAAQTVDTSAVRDRLA